From Alphaproteobacteria bacterium, one genomic window encodes:
- a CDS encoding methylmalonyl-CoA mutase family protein: MSDHSTQAGLPLKPLYRPEDLEGFDYDQKLADPGTYPFTRGRRVEVGRKSWIHRELSGEGDPKRSNEQFKYLLEKGQTGIDVIGDMPTVSLLDPDHPMARHGVGTTGVSICRLQDYVDLFSGLPLDSISISQSLPAAFAMAGTYLAARELGVEAKSLRGSIIQTPLYCDDSGYFIGMPVKLRLRLSRDSIEFATHEMPKFHAFLEDSYYISEGGIDGVEEMALAFVEIRHITRDLMARGLDIDAFAPRIAILLNCHMDFFETVAKIRATRRLFARMMKDEFGAQDPRSLACNIASHTSGLSMTAQQPVNNIARGTAQTLALAMAGVQAIEISTFDEAFRTPSPEAHLVGLRTQQVVALETNVAQVADPLGGSYFVEALTDDMEARIWQMVEEIEAAGDAAELAEQGYFRELFIKAMERRAAQVDDGTLMQVGVNCHQIAEEEDRLLKEVAERKIDPDYTRIEAIIAFREQRDMDRVRTTLAEVRGQAEDFDHNIMPEIIAATAAAATMGEIAGVLRQAYGGDYDPYNMATSPLE; this comes from the coding sequence ATGTCCGATCACAGCACCCAAGCCGGCCTGCCGCTGAAGCCGCTTTACCGGCCCGAAGACCTCGAGGGCTTCGATTATGACCAGAAGCTGGCCGATCCCGGGACCTACCCCTTCACCCGCGGCCGCCGCGTCGAGGTCGGGCGCAAATCCTGGATCCACCGCGAGCTTTCCGGCGAGGGCGACCCCAAGCGCTCGAACGAGCAGTTCAAGTACCTCTTGGAAAAGGGCCAGACCGGCATCGACGTGATCGGCGACATGCCCACCGTCAGCCTGCTCGACCCCGATCACCCCATGGCCCGGCACGGCGTCGGCACCACCGGGGTTTCGATCTGCCGGCTGCAGGACTACGTCGATCTTTTTTCCGGACTACCGCTCGACAGCATCAGTATCAGCCAGTCGTTGCCCGCCGCCTTCGCCATGGCCGGCACGTATCTGGCGGCCCGCGAGTTGGGCGTCGAGGCCAAGAGCTTGCGCGGATCGATCATCCAGACACCGCTTTATTGCGACGATTCGGGCTATTTCATCGGCATGCCTGTCAAGCTCAGGCTGCGGCTCTCGCGCGATTCCATCGAGTTCGCCACCCACGAGATGCCCAAGTTCCACGCCTTTCTCGAGGACAGCTACTACATCTCCGAAGGCGGCATCGACGGCGTCGAGGAGATGGCGCTGGCGTTTGTCGAGATCCGCCACATCACCCGAGACCTGATGGCCCGCGGCCTCGATATCGATGCCTTTGCCCCAAGAATAGCCATCCTGCTCAACTGCCACATGGATTTCTTCGAAACTGTGGCCAAAATCCGCGCCACCCGGCGCCTTTTTGCCCGCATGATGAAGGACGAATTCGGCGCCCAGGATCCCCGCTCGCTGGCCTGCAACATCGCCTCGCACACCTCGGGCCTTTCCATGACGGCGCAACAACCCGTCAACAACATCGCCCGCGGCACGGCCCAGACCCTGGCGCTGGCCATGGCCGGCGTCCAGGCCATCGAGATCTCGACCTTCGACGAGGCCTTCCGCACGCCCAGCCCCGAGGCCCATCTGGTGGGGCTGCGCACGCAACAAGTGGTGGCGCTGGAAACCAACGTTGCCCAAGTCGCCGACCCGCTCGGCGGGTCTTACTTTGTCGAGGCTTTGACCGACGACATGGAGGCCCGCATCTGGCAGATGGTGGAGGAGATCGAGGCGGCCGGCGATGCCGCCGAGCTGGCCGAGCAGGGCTATTTCCGCGAGCTCTTCATCAAGGCCATGGAGCGCCGGGCCGCCCAGGTCGACGACGGCACCCTGATGCAGGTGGGCGTCAACTGCCACCAGATCGCGGAAGAGGAGGACAGGCTGCTGAAGGAGGTGGCCGAGCGCAAGATCGACCCCGATTATACCCGCATCGAGGCCATCATCGCCTTTCGCGAACAGCGCGATATGGACCGCGTGCGCACGACGCTGGCCGAGGTGCGCGGCCAGGCCGAGGATTTTGATCACAACATCATGCCCGAGATCATCGCCGCCACCGCGGCCGCTGCCACCATGGGCGAGATCGCCGGCGTGCTGCGCCAGGCCTACGGCGGCGATTACGATCCCTACAACATGGCCACCTCGCCGCTGGAGTAG
- a CDS encoding cobalamin-dependent protein (Presence of a B(12) (cobalamin)-binding domain implies dependence on cobalamin itself, in one of its several forms, or in some unusual lineages, dependence on a cobalamin-like analog.) translates to MTAKNIKVLIGILGVDQHEVGAMTVARILRDAGMEVIYAGRFNLPPTIVQAAMEEDVDVIGLSCHSWEYIHYMDELFQELADKGAKIPVILGGSVITAKDEREMLAKGVAAAFGPTATPDGIVERISQIAGG, encoded by the coding sequence ATGACAGCCAAAAACATAAAAGTCCTGATCGGCATTCTCGGCGTCGACCAGCACGAAGTGGGCGCCATGACGGTGGCCCGTATCCTGCGCGATGCCGGCATGGAGGTGATCTACGCCGGGCGCTTCAACCTGCCGCCGACCATCGTCCAGGCCGCCATGGAAGAAGACGTGGACGTCATCGGGCTGAGCTGCCATTCCTGGGAATACATCCACTACATGGACGAGCTTTTTCAGGAACTGGCGGACAAGGGAGCCAAGATCCCGGTGATCCTGGGGGGCTCGGTGATCACCGCCAAGGACGAGCGCGAGATGCTGGCAAAAGGTGTGGCCGCCGCCTTCGGCCCGACGGCTACGCCGGACGGCATCGTCGAGCGCATCAGCCAGATCGCCGGGGGGTAG
- a CDS encoding response regulator, which yields MSDVLNIFIVEDDLIFVELLTKLLEGAGHRVTSETDSEKALAAIEAARPDCLLVDLMMPGKDGLTLCKEVREQALLADTRLIVVSAKSYEFDRKRALKSGADGFIQKPISAETFVAELERIVTDRIETTFWGVRGTLPVPGPQTLRYGGNTSCLTLEFARGPFFIFDAGSGIKALSDHLLATGRSRVEGRIFISHPHWDHINALPFFVPLYLTGCEFEILGPNQGGMPVREMISAQMDGIYFPITIREFGARVYFRDLQEGQYEIDGISVRTMLLSHPGACLGYRIDYGGRSLCYVTDNELYLPEAPQHNERYEATLADFVRGTDALITDTTYTDEEYLGKVDWGHSSVGRVVELAHRAEVQTLYLFHHDPDQDDDAIDQKGEAALARLDELGSATKLKVPTEGDKISI from the coding sequence ATGAGCGATGTCCTGAACATATTCATCGTCGAGGACGATCTCATCTTCGTCGAATTGCTCACCAAGCTGCTCGAAGGGGCCGGGCACCGCGTGACGTCGGAGACCGACAGCGAGAAGGCCTTGGCGGCGATCGAGGCGGCGCGGCCGGATTGCCTGCTGGTCGACTTGATGATGCCGGGCAAGGACGGCCTGACGCTGTGCAAGGAGGTTCGCGAACAAGCGCTGCTGGCCGACACCCGCCTGATCGTGGTTTCGGCCAAGTCCTACGAATTCGACCGCAAGCGCGCCCTCAAGTCCGGCGCCGATGGCTTCATCCAGAAGCCGATCTCGGCCGAGACCTTCGTGGCCGAGCTCGAGCGCATCGTCACCGACCGCATCGAGACCACGTTTTGGGGCGTGCGCGGCACCTTGCCGGTGCCCGGCCCGCAGACCTTGCGCTATGGCGGCAACACCTCGTGCCTGACGCTGGAGTTCGCCCGCGGCCCCTTCTTCATCTTCGATGCCGGCAGCGGCATCAAGGCACTCAGCGACCACCTGCTGGCGACGGGGCGCAGCCGGGTCGAGGGCCGGATATTCATTTCCCACCCCCACTGGGACCATATCAACGCGCTGCCCTTTTTCGTGCCGCTTTACCTCACCGGCTGCGAGTTCGAGATCCTCGGCCCCAACCAGGGCGGCATGCCGGTGCGCGAGATGATCTCGGCCCAGATGGACGGCATCTATTTTCCCATCACCATCCGCGAGTTCGGCGCCCGGGTCTATTTCCGCGATCTCCAGGAAGGCCAGTACGAGATCGACGGCATCAGCGTGCGTACCATGCTGCTGAGCCACCCCGGTGCCTGTCTCGGCTACCGCATCGACTACGGCGGCCGATCGCTCTGCTACGTCACCGACAACGAGCTCTACCTGCCCGAGGCGCCGCAGCACAACGAACGCTACGAGGCAACCCTGGCCGATTTCGTGCGCGGCACCGACGCCCTGATCACCGACACCACCTATACCGACGAGGAATATCTCGGCAAGGTCGATTGGGGCCATTCCTCGGTCGGCCGGGTGGTCGAGCTGGCCCACCGGGCCGAGGTGCAGACGCTTTACCTATTCCACCACGATCCCGACCAGGACGACGATGCCATCGACCAGAAGGGCGAGGCCGCTTTGGCCAGGCTCGACGAACTGGGCTCGGCCACGAAACTGAAAGTGCCGACCGAGGGCGACAAGATCTCGATCTGA
- a CDS encoding class I SAM-dependent methyltransferase gives MTEDDDETAASSFFEPMYAASSTEGEGLPWAHMQANGQLAEWLRDQPPGSGRPALVTGCGLGDDAEEIARRGWEVMAFDVAESAIRLCLERFPQSSVDYRIADLFRPPDDWRGAFALVFDNRTVQSLPYELQPRAMAAVAGLVAPGGTLVVVTEIVGPEHLSQGPPYRMLAESLVAYEAAGLARQSWDEVPHREDPPSRHARVVYGRSR, from the coding sequence ATGACCGAAGACGACGACGAAACAGCCGCAAGCAGCTTTTTCGAGCCCATGTACGCGGCTTCCAGCACCGAGGGCGAGGGCCTGCCTTGGGCCCACATGCAGGCCAACGGGCAGCTCGCGGAATGGCTCCGGGACCAGCCGCCAGGGAGTGGCCGCCCGGCCCTGGTGACGGGCTGCGGCCTGGGCGACGACGCCGAGGAGATCGCCCGCCGGGGCTGGGAGGTCATGGCCTTCGACGTGGCCGAAAGCGCCATCCGGCTCTGCCTCGAGCGTTTCCCCCAAAGCTCCGTCGACTATCGCATCGCCGATCTCTTCCGGCCGCCCGACGACTGGCGCGGCGCTTTCGCTCTGGTCTTCGACAACCGCACGGTGCAATCGCTGCCGTACGAACTGCAGCCCCGCGCCATGGCCGCCGTGGCCGGCCTGGTGGCGCCCGGCGGCACGCTGGTGGTGGTCACCGAGATCGTCGGACCCGAACACCTGAGCCAGGGCCCGCCCTACCGCATGCTGGCCGAATCGCTGGTGGCCTACGAAGCGGCCGGCCTGGCGCGCCAAAGCTGGGACGAGGTTCCCCACCGCGAAGATCCCCCCTCGCGCCACGCCCGGGTGGTTTATGGCCGCTCGAGGTAA
- a CDS encoding S41 family peptidase gives MRRWIAAIVLAGLAACVTTSPAERYFDIVWNTVNESHFDPTFAGHDWQAIGERHRTAVLAAKSGEERHRRLNAMLFELGLSHLIVLDKAEIKRRVPAIFAEGHIGLAVRYLEDRVVVSQVGPKFSAAAAGLRPGYVIQRIGRTAVGDLVKRSQGELVPPFNLANRLNRIASDLLGQLDGKPGSLVTLRYLDGEGAQREATLKRRSRGRGQVFSAALPPFFVEFSASRLPGGVAYVRFNHFAPPVDKAFADLVRQAAAAPGLIIDLRGNPGGFLKIAHLMASHLLDRPTLFSTLKLCDRQVEVTLKPATSRYPGPVVVLVDALSLSTSEYFAGCLQVLGRVLVIGQRTPGFMLAANWRELPDGASFMHTIGEPRASDGTLFEGLGVTPDVTVPLKQKILLAGDAALAAALHFIKSKAGG, from the coding sequence GTGAGACGCTGGATTGCGGCTATCGTGCTGGCCGGTCTGGCCGCCTGCGTCACGACCTCGCCGGCCGAGCGCTATTTCGACATCGTCTGGAACACGGTCAACGAAAGCCACTTCGATCCGACTTTCGCCGGCCACGACTGGCAGGCCATCGGCGAGCGCCACCGCACCGCCGTGCTGGCCGCCAAGAGCGGCGAGGAACGCCACCGCCGCCTCAACGCCATGCTCTTCGAGCTCGGGCTCTCGCACCTCATCGTGCTCGACAAGGCCGAGATCAAGCGGCGCGTGCCGGCGATCTTTGCCGAAGGCCACATCGGCCTGGCGGTGCGATATCTGGAGGACCGGGTGGTGGTCAGCCAGGTCGGCCCGAAATTCTCGGCCGCCGCGGCCGGCCTGCGGCCGGGCTACGTCATCCAGCGCATCGGCCGCACAGCGGTCGGCGATCTGGTCAAACGATCCCAAGGCGAGCTCGTGCCACCCTTCAACCTCGCCAACCGCCTCAACCGCATCGCCAGCGACCTCTTGGGGCAGCTCGACGGCAAGCCCGGCAGCCTGGTGACGCTGCGCTATCTGGATGGCGAAGGGGCCCAGCGCGAAGCCACTCTCAAGCGCCGATCGCGCGGCCGGGGCCAGGTCTTCAGCGCGGCACTGCCGCCCTTTTTTGTCGAATTTTCGGCCAGCCGCTTGCCTGGTGGCGTCGCCTACGTGCGCTTCAACCACTTCGCGCCGCCGGTCGACAAGGCATTCGCCGACCTCGTGCGCCAGGCGGCCGCAGCGCCGGGCCTGATCATCGATCTTCGCGGCAACCCCGGCGGTTTCCTCAAGATCGCGCACCTGATGGCCAGCCATCTGCTGGACCGGCCGACACTTTTTTCGACGCTGAAGCTGTGCGACCGCCAGGTCGAGGTGACGCTGAAGCCGGCCACGTCGCGCTACCCGGGCCCGGTGGTGGTGCTGGTCGATGCGCTGAGCCTGTCGACCAGCGAATATTTCGCCGGCTGTTTGCAGGTGCTGGGCCGGGTGCTGGTGATCGGCCAACGGACACCTGGCTTCATGCTGGCGGCCAACTGGCGCGAGTTGCCCGACGGCGCCTCGTTCATGCACACCATCGGCGAGCCCCGGGCCAGCGACGGCACGCTGTTCGAGGGCCTGGGCGTCACCCCCGACGTCACGGTGCCGCTCAAGCAAAAAATTCTGCTGGCCGGCGACGCCGCGCTGGCCGCGGCGCTGCATTTCATCAAGTCGAAGGCGGGGGGCTAG